The sequence GAGGCTCAGACCGGCGGTTTGCACGAACACTACGCCGAAGTTGTCCATGAAGACGGTCTTGATGAACCAGGGCAGACCCAGGCACACAAGGATGTCGAAGGTGATGGCTCCAATCGTAGCACTGATCGCCATGTCCCCTTCACCtggaataaaacaaacacatgtTCATTTCAGAGTTTTGATTCAAAACCTGGTAACTACAGATACTCCTGCTCATACTGATCGCCATGTCCCCTTCACCtggaataaaacaaacacatgtTCATTTCAGAGTTTTGATTCAAAACCTGGTAACTACAGATACTCCTACTCATACTGATCGCCATATCCCACTCACCTGAAAAATAAGATAGATAGATCCTTGCATATTcgtttgaaagttcatctgtgactgTAATCGAGGTAATAAATTTAACATTTACGTACACAAAGCTCGCGTCAAATCAACTTGGGAGGGACCAGAGGACAGGTctaaagcttgttggtaagcgctttacTAGTTGTGTGCGAAAATAGCGTGCAAATTTATTACTAAACACTAGAATATcttaatcaggttggtaaatcactggtcaacaaagttctttgcacacaaccagAGAGTTAATACCTGCCCACCTTTTCGGTAACTCTTCCACTGCGGTtatactttgcactgcagctaggtgtcgctgctgcagtaaTAAATGGTTATAATTCGCACTGcagataggtgtcgctgctgcattgTGGAGAATGCGAtaccaaacgtgactgagtttatatccCGACTAATGCGGTAAATCTCCATCGACTCTATGTTCACAGTATACATTAACGTGGTCAGATACGAGAATAGCTCCTCGTATATATTTACTGCTGTAAGTTAGCGTGTCATCGTAAAAatgatttgacaaaaaaaactaaagaaGGTGAACTGACATAAACATAGCCGGTTTAATGATTTCCACAACgcaaatgaatgaaatacacGGTTTGTTTGGATGATTTCTCCAAAGCTTTGAAAGTTTATCATTCTAATACGAACCACCACAAAGGATGATTTGGATAAGAATCAATCTCAATTGGAATGCTTGAGGCGCTATagtaaaaggaaaggaaagtaatctcgaaccagtttagctcaaatgaactcaatgaacagatgagctaatcttccactggtcgtgacaggaagacagacgctgtatacagtatttacaggttcattgtaccggggaaattcccctagctcttttcgacaagcataatgaacagtggaccacagcttaacgtcccgtcctaaggactgcgatctttaacggtagcgtgcatgtcgggtgagcgacacaaccgggatcgaacccggggcttctagttccagaggcaagatcgctaaccactggactacgcacgctacgaaAGGTACAGAAAGAGACTCACCTGCCCAAGTCGCTACAACGCACGCCACGAGGTCCGGCACGCTCGTCCCCGCCCCTAGCAGCGTGATGCCCATCAGCGTGTCGGAGGCTCCCATCGCGAAACCTGGGGACAACAAAAGGCAGTTTGGAAACGGGTAACTGTACTGTTTTGGTGAACACATTTGTGTAACTATAGGTAGAATAACAATTTTTCGAGAAATCATATAATCTAATTTTCATTTGACTTCAAATGAAATTTGCTAGACCCTTAATGGCATATCTCAAGCATAGAAAAGAAACTCCAAGAGCTAGATCTAAGACACGAtggatgaagatgaagaaagactgaatgaagGCAGTGCCTtccacgactgcagatgcagaaaccagtgaaTGATGACGATTATGATCTTAATACTCCTACCGATGTCCGTTATGTAGAGAGTGCATGTCTAATTTTGGATTATTGTCAAAAAGAttctgctgatgatgatgacgatattAAACATATAATCAGCTTTGGGTGGGAATATGGTTTTTGAGACTTATCTACGTCCTCATCAATACTCTACATCCCTATGTAACTATGATGTCCTGACCTATGACGGTTACCATCCAGATGAGCACGTAGGAGAAGGCGGTTGACCAGACCATGGACATGAAGAACGTGAGGGGGAACCACTTCCGCCAGCGCTTCCGGCGGCAGTCCGGGACGGTCAGGAACATCGGGAGGATGAGCGGCAGGCACAGCACCCACAGGACCCGGCTTCCCGCGGACTCCGGGACCGCCAGGACCGACTCagcatcctcctcctcatcctcctgGTCCTCCTCACCGTCACCATCTTTTTCATCTGCCGAGATAGAGATGAACTGGGTTATGCATACTTTCCGGTCGAGGCTTCGACCGCAGAGAGACCGCTGGACGACCGCCGagcgaccaaatatttgacagattttCTAATGAATTTCTTTGGCAAAGAAATATGCTTCATTCTGTGTGCACCACACTTCTGTATTTTGAAATACTAAAAACGAAGCTGAAGGaaatcctcactagatagctttaaacaatgcctgCCGTTGTGTGACAGTGTTGTATAAGCAGCtcctgctgcgccgcgtgcctgcgaagctggtgtgtttaaTACattgaagggcggttataccggccatatagatacaaatacaaaagctggtgttttacgccgAAGGGAGGTTATTAtatatactggctatacagatacagaaacgcGTGTGATCGTTTCACATTCTCCTTACCCCAGAGTTTCTCCCCTGCCTGCTCGCCTGCCCCGTCGCCCTCCCCTATCATGGGGAAGCAGCAGCAGCGGGTCCGGCCTGTATCCGGGTCCCTCCGCAGCACCAGCTGATCGAACCTGCTCTGCAGGGTGTTGTCGAAGTACATGGAGAAGATATAGAGCGCGTACACCACCAGCAGACACGCAGACTCACCCCTGGAATAGATACATGAATTTTATCGAAGAAATTCTCAATTAGTCAGACATAATTtactaaaatgtacatataaccGTTACATATAATGCATATACAGAAAAaatcaaatcaggaaagttgGTTTGCCCCATCTAGTTACtcattttggaactgcaggggcatttttattacaaaaaattaaaataacaCGCCGAGCTTTTTTTCAACTACGATTAGAATCACGTAAAATTTTTGTGGGGGCTTTAATTTCAATATTTGGtgtatatagtgaccacctgttcacattgattcgattttatcggtcccctgtgtggtcttcttgggcaggtttgactttatACTACCTTAGATAGAGAGACAGAGAAGATATTCTTACCAGTCTATCCTGCCgttgaagatgatgaagatgagtACCCCGAGTGAGAAGATGTACCAGACCGTGTCCCTGGTCAGCGGCCAGGCCTTCAGGTAGACCTGCTGATcctgtgagggggggggggcacaaatTAGACTAAGGCAATAGTCTCTATGAGGCTAACTGCGCTGgttgaaaaatagtagaatttaGTCGATTTGAGATAATAATTGGAGTTCCTCCACTATAGGGGAACATTTGAAATGTAACCCTTCctgcggactgactctcctggccaatcattcaTGTATTTATGCCGAATTCTGCTGTCCATAACCCCCTTAGCCTACCTTCCGTTTCATGAGGCAGCAGCAGCCGATGATGAGGGTGTAGTTCGCCACGGCGGTTCCTGCCATTACCCCCACCCCGATGTCGTTCTTACTCACAAACACACCTACAGGGATACATATTCCATGGACATAAAAACTATCTTCTTAATGCCTCGTGTTGGTAAGCAATCTTCTCAAGAGAGGCTCAAGAATCCCCATCTAAATTGAATGGGTAGAAGTCTACAAACGCCATTGTTTCATGGCAAAAATGAAACTTTAAATGCAAGACATTGATTGCAAG comes from Branchiostoma lanceolatum isolate klBraLanc5 chromosome 2, klBraLanc5.hap2, whole genome shotgun sequence and encodes:
- the LOC136427076 gene encoding sodium/potassium/calcium exchanger 5-like, with protein sequence MPFSPILQDVFTEKQLKEGAVILHVLCSVYVFLGTAIDVFTEKQLKEGAVILHVLCSVYMFLGTAIDVFTEKQLKEGAVILHVLCSVYMFLGTAIVCEDYFMPSLLILADYLHLNPSVAGATLIAFGMSMPELVTSAVGVFVSKNDIGVGVMAGTAVANYTLIIGCCCLMKRKDQQVYLKAWPLTRDTVWYIFSLGVLIFIIFNGRIDWGESACLLVVYALYIFSMYFDNTLQSRFDQLVLRRDPDTGRTRCCCFPMIGEGDGAGEQAGEKLWDEKDGDGEEDQEDEEEDAESVLAVPESAGSRVLWVLCLPLILPMFLTVPDCRRKRWRKWFPLTFFMSMVWSTAFSYVLIWMVTVIGFAMGASDTLMGITLLGAGTSVPDLVACVVATWAGEGDMAISATIGAITFDILVCLGLPWFIKTVFMDNFGVVFVQTAGLSLTLSSIFITIVFVFIGICLSRWQFHRAFGVACLIVYVAFIIFAVFTEEMFIGTVAVFRDCENPPL